From Bordetella flabilis, the proteins below share one genomic window:
- a CDS encoding glycosyltransferase — MVDILFVAPDLHRGGVGRCVYFMLEELPKHGLSTSLFCVREIEHEFSPSKARVTRSIARKLGNRAMQLSMPWALLRLLYTIRRDKPAVVCSHGLFCNILVAAARVLMPGSFRSVAFEHNSPSAHYRSTSMGGLKRLLLRACYGAHDDVIGVSRGVVRDLVAMVPSLHDKCRHIYNGIPLDDVRVQARAGTSSLPDDGKLHVVAVGRLVHNKGFQTLIDAAKLLNDPNIVFTIIGEGPQRAELETRIARLLPGSPVRLIGHVDNPFPMLAGADIFLSVSERESFGIVLVEALCLGVPVVAADCPSGPAEILDEGKFGELVPVGDAAAVARTIRALANDLPRREHLADLGPQRAADFSLERHCRNVVDLFEPLLQRKALNRVGART, encoded by the coding sequence ATGGTTGATATCCTTTTCGTCGCCCCCGACCTGCATCGAGGCGGAGTAGGCCGCTGCGTCTACTTCATGCTGGAGGAACTTCCCAAGCATGGCCTGTCCACCTCGCTTTTCTGCGTCCGGGAGATCGAGCACGAGTTCAGTCCAAGCAAGGCCCGCGTGACGCGCAGCATCGCCCGCAAGCTGGGCAATCGCGCCATGCAGCTTTCGATGCCCTGGGCCCTGCTCAGGTTGCTGTACACCATACGTCGCGATAAGCCGGCGGTGGTGTGCTCCCATGGCCTGTTCTGCAACATCCTGGTGGCCGCGGCGCGCGTGCTGATGCCGGGCAGCTTCCGCTCGGTCGCGTTCGAACACAACAGCCCGTCGGCCCACTACCGCTCGACCAGCATGGGCGGGCTCAAGCGCCTGCTGCTGCGCGCTTGCTACGGTGCGCACGACGACGTCATCGGCGTGTCGCGCGGCGTGGTGCGCGACCTGGTCGCCATGGTCCCTTCGCTGCACGACAAATGCCGTCATATCTACAACGGGATCCCGCTGGACGATGTGCGGGTCCAGGCGCGGGCCGGGACCTCGTCCCTGCCCGACGACGGCAAGCTGCACGTCGTGGCGGTCGGGCGGCTGGTCCACAACAAGGGATTCCAGACCCTGATCGACGCCGCCAAACTGCTGAACGACCCGAATATCGTTTTCACCATCATCGGCGAAGGCCCGCAGCGCGCGGAGCTGGAAACGCGCATCGCCAGGCTGCTTCCGGGCAGCCCTGTGCGTCTGATCGGCCATGTGGACAACCCCTTCCCCATGCTGGCGGGCGCCGATATCTTCCTGTCCGTCTCCGAGCGGGAAAGCTTCGGCATCGTCCTGGTGGAGGCCCTTTGCCTGGGAGTTCCCGTGGTGGCCGCGGACTGTCCGTCGGGCCCCGCCGAGATCCTGGACGAAGGCAAGTTCGGCGAGCTGGTGCCGGTGGGAGACGCGGCCGCGGTCGCCCGCACCATCCGTGCGCTGGCGAACGACCTGCCGCGCCGTGAGCACCTGGCGGACCTGGGGCCCCAGCGTGCCGCCGACTTCTCCCTGGAACGCCATTGCCGCAATGTGGTGGATCTTTTCGAACCGCTGCTGCAAAGAAAAGCGCTGAACCGCGTAGGAGCACGCACATGA
- a CDS encoding putative colanic acid biosynthesis acetyltransferase — MDTFQRLNLFQVPAGFRGRNALYVQLWWMVHSTAFRYSPQFAYGFRRFLLRLFGAEIGHKVLVRATAKITYPWKVRIGDYSWVGDDVVLYSLARIDIGTHAVVSQRSYLCAGDHDACLPEFPIRGRPIVIEDGSWIATDVFVAPGVTIRRNAVIGARSSVFKDMPPNMICHGTPCRPIRERVPAQP, encoded by the coding sequence ATGGATACTTTTCAGCGCCTCAATCTCTTCCAGGTGCCCGCCGGATTCCGCGGCAGGAACGCGCTCTACGTGCAGCTTTGGTGGATGGTCCATAGCACGGCCTTCCGCTATTCGCCGCAGTTCGCCTATGGCTTCCGCCGTTTCCTGCTGCGCCTGTTCGGCGCCGAGATCGGCCACAAGGTGCTGGTCCGCGCCACTGCCAAGATCACCTACCCCTGGAAGGTACGCATCGGCGATTATTCCTGGGTCGGGGACGACGTCGTGCTCTACAGCCTGGCGCGCATCGACATCGGAACGCACGCGGTGGTTTCCCAGCGTAGCTACCTGTGCGCCGGCGACCACGACGCCTGCCTGCCCGAGTTCCCGATACGCGGGCGGCCCATCGTGATCGAGGACGGCTCGTGGATCGCCACGGATGTCTTCGTCGCGCCTGGCGTGACCATACGCCGCAACGCGGTGATCGGGGCACGCAGCTCGGTCTTCAAGGACATGCCGCCCAACATGATCTGCCATGGCACGCCCTGCCGCCCCATCCGGGAACGTGTGCCGGCACAGCCATGA
- a CDS encoding glycosyltransferase WbuB — MKIVIYGLNFAPELTGTGKYTGEMAAWLAARGHDVTAIAAPPYYPQWRVQPGYRSGRYATHTWQGVKVYRAPLWVPAAPGGVKRLLHLATFALSSLPLLALCGLRRPDVILVVEPALFCAPGAVAAAGLCGAKAWLHIQDYEVDAAFELGLLKGRGLRRMVSTLERWLMRRFDRVSTISSRMRARGIAKGVDESKLALFPNWIDVAAARAGRTAHDYRRELGIPADAVVAMYSGNMGGKQGLDTLADVARILRRRTEIHFVFCGDGPQRADLHRRCAELARVHFLPLQPADRLAALLACADVHLLPQRAGAADLVMPSKLTGMLASGRPVICGAAPDTELATVVAQCGTVVPPEHPYAMARALLRLARNPQRRAALGDAAWRYAQSQLHTDNVLLAFEQELATLCAPRAPMPRAF, encoded by the coding sequence ATGAAGATCGTCATCTACGGGCTGAATTTCGCGCCGGAACTGACCGGCACCGGCAAATACACCGGCGAGATGGCGGCGTGGCTGGCCGCGCGCGGCCATGATGTCACGGCCATCGCCGCCCCGCCGTACTACCCGCAGTGGCGCGTGCAGCCCGGCTACCGCTCGGGCCGCTACGCCACCCATACATGGCAGGGCGTCAAGGTCTACCGGGCGCCCCTCTGGGTTCCGGCTGCGCCGGGAGGCGTCAAGCGGCTGCTGCACCTGGCCACCTTCGCCCTGTCCAGCCTCCCGCTCCTGGCTCTGTGCGGGCTGCGCCGGCCGGACGTGATACTGGTGGTCGAGCCGGCCTTGTTCTGCGCGCCCGGCGCCGTCGCGGCCGCGGGTCTGTGCGGGGCGAAGGCATGGCTGCACATCCAGGACTACGAGGTGGACGCGGCATTCGAGCTGGGCCTGCTCAAGGGCCGCGGGCTGCGGCGCATGGTAAGCACGCTGGAGCGCTGGCTGATGCGACGCTTCGATCGCGTATCGACAATTTCGTCCCGCATGCGTGCACGCGGGATCGCGAAGGGCGTCGATGAATCGAAGCTGGCGTTGTTCCCCAACTGGATAGACGTGGCCGCTGCGCGCGCGGGCAGGACGGCCCATGATTACCGGCGCGAGCTGGGCATTCCCGCCGACGCCGTGGTCGCGATGTATTCCGGCAATATGGGCGGCAAGCAGGGCCTGGACACCTTGGCCGACGTCGCCCGCATCCTGCGCCGCCGCACCGAGATCCACTTCGTGTTCTGCGGCGACGGTCCGCAACGCGCCGACCTGCACCGGCGTTGCGCGGAGCTCGCGCGCGTACATTTCCTGCCCCTGCAGCCGGCCGACCGGCTGGCCGCCCTGCTCGCGTGCGCGGATGTCCATCTGCTGCCTCAGCGTGCCGGCGCGGCCGACCTGGTCATGCCATCAAAGCTTACCGGCATGCTGGCGAGCGGCAGGCCGGTGATCTGCGGCGCGGCACCGGATACGGAACTGGCCACGGTGGTCGCGCAATGCGGCACGGTGGTCCCGCCGGAGCATCCCTATGCCATGGCCCGCGCACTGCTGAGGCTGGCGCGGAATCCGCAGCGGCGCGCGGCCCTGGGCGATGCCGCGTGGCGCTACGCGCAGTCGCAGCTGCATACCGATAATGTCCTGCTTGCCTTCGAGCAGGAACTTGCCACGCTGTGCGCGCCGCGGGCGCCGATGCCCAGGGCCTTCTGA
- a CDS encoding glycosyltransferase family 2 protein, protein MLRSLMRKRHLKSTRILVDFVSRLHIPPPPPDAGLPRITVVTPSYNQAKFLERTILSVLNQGYPNLEYIIIDGGSTDGSVDIIRKYEPYLAYWESQPDRGQSHAINKGFAMATGDYVGWQNSDDLYYPGALLKLARVAARHRPPIVNGHLFIADADNHIFRQVFYTPLTRAKLTVIKASIPNQVALFRRDTLQRHGLLKEEMRYCMDLELWSRLLQDGPNMIVPSAMGVYTTHDETKTALMQDVLERERGQIVNEIRIAEGGLGPLFGLSCRAAKVAAHARQGDIDYLFDKILHKVAGRDDWHAH, encoded by the coding sequence TGAGGTCTTTGATGCGCAAGCGCCATCTCAAATCCACTCGTATCCTGGTCGATTTTGTCAGTCGCCTGCATATCCCCCCGCCCCCGCCCGATGCCGGGCTGCCGCGGATTACAGTCGTGACGCCGTCGTACAACCAGGCCAAGTTCCTGGAGCGCACCATTCTGTCGGTGCTCAACCAGGGCTATCCCAACCTGGAATACATCATCATCGATGGCGGATCGACCGACGGCAGTGTGGACATCATTCGCAAATACGAGCCTTACCTGGCCTACTGGGAGAGCCAGCCCGACCGCGGCCAGTCGCACGCCATCAACAAGGGCTTCGCCATGGCCACCGGCGACTATGTCGGCTGGCAGAATTCGGATGACCTCTACTATCCGGGCGCCCTCCTCAAGCTGGCACGCGTCGCGGCGCGCCACCGCCCGCCCATCGTCAACGGCCATCTCTTCATCGCCGATGCGGACAACCATATCTTCCGGCAGGTGTTCTATACGCCGCTGACACGCGCCAAGCTCACCGTCATCAAGGCTTCCATCCCGAACCAGGTCGCCCTGTTCCGCCGCGACACGCTGCAGCGGCACGGCCTGCTCAAGGAGGAAATGCGCTACTGCATGGACCTCGAGCTATGGAGCCGGTTGCTGCAGGACGGACCGAACATGATCGTCCCCAGCGCGATGGGCGTATACACCACGCACGACGAAACCAAGACCGCGCTGATGCAGGACGTGCTGGAGCGGGAGCGCGGGCAGATCGTCAACGAGATCCGCATCGCAGAAGGTGGGCTGGGTCCGCTGTTCGGCTTGTCGTGCCGGGCCGCCAAGGTGGCCGCGCATGCGCGGCAGGGAGACATCGACTACCTGTTCGACAAGATTCTCCACAAGGTGGCCGGTCGCGACGACTGGCACGCGCACTAA
- a CDS encoding response regulator transcription factor, translated as MSKMVLIEAHPLLRLGLRQILGKVEGVWEIVGLDLANLDEAAELNRGAELLIFGLPIETETGWQALADVRRVLAPKRILLLVDTMPMQALSRLPEGSIHGCLMKTASIEVLEAAIRLVMAGGQCFPSGQISPAAAVTEAPASTSAAHVPSSNGILANGDADHAGTPKMAMPITAGAQLLKITPRQYEVLVLLSRGYPIKTVSRMLNISVATAKTHACTLYQRLQVKNKGEAVYTALQRGATLDWDANSANGASYERSRL; from the coding sequence ATGTCGAAAATGGTCTTGATCGAAGCTCATCCACTGCTTAGGCTGGGCTTGAGGCAAATTCTGGGCAAGGTTGAAGGCGTTTGGGAAATCGTCGGCCTGGACCTTGCCAACCTGGATGAAGCCGCCGAACTCAATCGCGGTGCCGAACTGCTTATCTTTGGCTTGCCCATCGAAACGGAAACGGGTTGGCAGGCCCTCGCCGATGTGCGCCGTGTGCTCGCGCCCAAGCGCATCCTGCTGCTGGTGGACACCATGCCGATGCAGGCGCTGTCGCGCTTGCCGGAAGGCAGCATCCATGGATGCCTGATGAAGACGGCCTCCATCGAAGTGCTGGAGGCGGCCATACGGCTGGTAATGGCGGGCGGCCAATGCTTTCCGAGTGGCCAGATCAGTCCAGCGGCGGCCGTGACGGAAGCTCCCGCCAGCACGTCTGCTGCGCACGTGCCATCGTCCAATGGGATCCTCGCCAACGGCGACGCCGACCATGCCGGCACGCCGAAGATGGCGATGCCTATAACGGCCGGTGCGCAGTTGCTGAAGATCACGCCGCGGCAATATGAGGTCCTGGTTCTGCTGTCGCGCGGTTATCCGATCAAGACCGTGAGCCGCATGTTGAACATCTCCGTAGCGACTGCCAAAACCCACGCATGCACGCTTTATCAGCGTCTGCAGGTGAAAAACAAGGGCGAAGCGGTATATACGGCCTTGCAGCGTGGCGCGACGCTCGATTGGGATGCGAACAGCGCCAACGGGGCGAGCTATGAGCGCAGTCGCTTGTAG
- a CDS encoding response regulator transcription factor, which produces MTSPKRILIVEDDADIADLLRLHLRDEGYEVVHAAEGDGGLRLLEAGGWDLLVLDLMLPGVDGLEICRRARAMTRYTPIVITSARSSEVHRIIGLELGADDYLAKPFSMLELVARVKALLRRVDALARDARMDGGVLQLAGLRIDPLSREASVDGKPVDLTPREFDLLYFFARHPGKVFSRMDLLNQVWGYQHDGYEHTVNTHINRLRLKVEADPTEPRRILTVWGRGYRFASPDVDDGA; this is translated from the coding sequence ATGACATCGCCCAAACGCATCCTGATTGTCGAAGACGATGCCGATATCGCCGACCTGTTGCGCCTGCATCTGCGCGACGAAGGCTACGAGGTCGTCCACGCCGCCGAAGGCGATGGCGGCCTGCGCCTGCTCGAGGCCGGCGGCTGGGATCTGCTGGTACTGGACCTCATGCTGCCGGGTGTCGACGGCCTGGAGATATGCCGCCGGGCGCGCGCGATGACGCGCTATACCCCCATCGTCATCACCAGCGCGCGCTCCAGCGAAGTGCACCGCATCATCGGCCTGGAGCTGGGCGCGGACGATTACCTGGCGAAGCCGTTTTCCATGCTTGAGCTGGTGGCGCGCGTGAAGGCGCTGCTGCGCCGGGTGGACGCGCTGGCGCGCGACGCCAGGATGGATGGTGGTGTCCTGCAACTGGCCGGTCTGCGCATCGACCCGCTGTCGCGCGAGGCGTCCGTCGACGGCAAGCCCGTGGACCTGACGCCGCGCGAGTTCGACCTGCTCTACTTCTTTGCGCGCCATCCCGGCAAGGTGTTCTCCCGCATGGATTTGCTGAACCAGGTGTGGGGCTATCAGCACGATGGCTACGAGCACACCGTCAACACCCATATCAACCGCCTGCGTCTGAAGGTCGAGGCCGATCCCACGGAGCCGCGCCGCATCCTTACCGTCTGGGGACGCGGCTATCGATTCGCCAGCCCCGATGTGGACGACGGGGCATGA
- a CDS encoding glycosyltransferase family 2 protein, whose product MNRIPVSVVVMTKNEERNIEKCLRALSDFDEVFVVDSDSSDRTAEMATALGARVVSFQWDRKYPKKKQWCLDKLPFSHDVVLYVDADEEMTPALAQEIAGSLPRFAQGAGGAFIGFDYVFCGRRLSHGHRVYKLALMHRSRGRFLDYNDLDVANMWEVEGHYQPHVEGPVLVLKHRMVHHDHDTLYHYFDKHNRYSDWEANLRVKGLLNDPREANVGIRATLKRLFNALPFKAPAAFLHSYVLCFGFLDGKAGLDFAVARAMYYWQIGLKAREIKETMTPPAVATDARSVPGATR is encoded by the coding sequence ATGAACCGCATACCGGTATCCGTCGTCGTCATGACGAAGAACGAGGAACGCAACATCGAGAAGTGCCTGCGCGCACTGTCCGACTTCGACGAAGTATTCGTCGTGGACTCGGACAGCAGCGACCGCACCGCCGAGATGGCCACCGCCCTGGGCGCCCGCGTGGTGTCCTTCCAATGGGACCGCAAGTACCCGAAGAAGAAGCAGTGGTGCCTCGACAAGCTGCCCTTTTCGCACGACGTCGTGCTGTACGTCGACGCGGACGAGGAAATGACGCCTGCCCTGGCACAGGAAATCGCCGGCAGCCTGCCGCGTTTCGCCCAAGGGGCGGGCGGTGCCTTCATCGGCTTCGACTATGTCTTCTGCGGCAGGCGGCTGTCCCATGGACACCGCGTGTACAAGCTTGCCTTGATGCACCGTTCGCGGGGCCGTTTCCTGGACTACAACGACCTGGACGTGGCGAACATGTGGGAGGTCGAAGGCCACTATCAGCCGCACGTGGAAGGCCCGGTACTGGTCCTCAAGCACCGCATGGTCCATCACGACCACGACACGCTGTACCACTACTTCGACAAGCACAACCGCTACTCCGACTGGGAAGCCAACCTGCGCGTCAAGGGCCTGCTGAACGACCCACGCGAAGCCAATGTCGGGATCCGCGCCACGTTGAAGCGGCTCTTCAATGCGCTGCCCTTCAAGGCGCCTGCCGCCTTCCTGCACAGCTACGTGCTGTGCTTCGGATTCCTGGACGGCAAGGCCGGCCTGGACTTCGCGGTTGCGCGCGCCATGTACTACTGGCAGATCGGCCTGAAGGCGCGCGAGATCAAGGAAACGATGACTCCCCCCGCGGTGGCAACGGATGCCCGTTCCGTGCCTGGTGCAACGCGGTAA
- a CDS encoding helix-turn-helix transcriptional regulator yields the protein MTTVLIEEYAILRIAIQHILETARSPESVMAMAPQKLNEMSLSLVRPVELLVLGVAGVAEADLHTLGTSLSLLAPRHTLVLHDALDARFMLEAAKAGVCGLLPKVSTPEAITAAVHLVLAGGQCFPRTIVEATQGAPHLPGRGHAAIRMLTPRQEEILRLLAKGKTMREISREIGISVATVKSHARTLYWKLNARNQAEAAYIAVQEGLLREPGPEEPAN from the coding sequence ATGACTACCGTCCTGATCGAGGAATATGCCATCCTGCGCATTGCCATCCAGCACATTTTGGAAACGGCACGCAGCCCTGAAAGCGTCATGGCGATGGCGCCTCAAAAACTTAATGAGATGTCGTTATCGCTGGTGCGACCTGTAGAGCTTCTGGTGCTCGGCGTGGCGGGCGTGGCGGAAGCGGATCTGCACACGCTGGGGACATCGCTCTCGCTGCTTGCGCCCCGTCACACACTGGTGCTGCACGACGCCCTGGATGCCCGCTTCATGCTGGAAGCCGCCAAGGCCGGCGTGTGCGGCCTGCTCCCCAAAGTATCGACGCCGGAGGCCATCACCGCGGCCGTGCACCTCGTATTGGCCGGCGGCCAATGCTTTCCTCGCACTATCGTCGAGGCCACGCAGGGCGCGCCCCATCTGCCGGGACGCGGTCATGCCGCCATACGGATGCTGACGCCGCGGCAGGAAGAGATACTGCGCCTGCTGGCCAAGGGCAAGACCATGCGCGAAATCAGCCGGGAAATCGGCATTTCCGTGGCCACGGTCAAAAGCCACGCCCGCACTCTGTACTGGAAACTGAACGCCCGCAACCAGGCCGAGGCGGCTTATATCGCCGTGCAGGAAGGCCTGCTGCGCGAGCCCGGGCCGGAAGAGCCCGCGAACTGA
- a CDS encoding sensor histidine kinase, which translates to MRLLSLSQRLSLVFALLLLACSGASAWLQINANRLREEETVQRLSSGLAQHIADSAPLMDAGGLRPEAVRELFDKLMAVNPSVEVYLLAPDGRIIGDAAPSGHIKRDRVDIAPVRRLLAGAPMPIFGDDPRSDSGRKVFNAAPLKVEGQERGYVYVVLQGEARDALAANLAANAVMRTTLWSMALVALSCLIAGLVAFALITRPLRRLTAIVRTFDGNEGAATATLQAAPMAAMPPPGGDEIGVLEQAFRQMAARIAEQWRELNRQDQQRRELVANISHDLRTPLTSMHGYLETLLVKADTLDSDERRRYLEIALGQSRKVGRLAQSLFELARLESGLIQPDREIFVLPDLVQDVFQKFELAAEARGVQLSAHFDRDLPAVEADVGMIERVLTNLLDNAIRHSPPGGTVDVRMASAGGLVMVTIADDGPGIPEPLQAGLFTRASVWRADRAQTGGLGLLTVHRILALHACAIRLVAGVRRGAAFEFDLPVAQAASPDEQGRGRPGAPAPALD; encoded by the coding sequence ATGAGACTTCTGAGCCTGTCGCAGCGACTGTCGCTCGTGTTCGCCTTGTTGCTGCTGGCGTGCAGCGGCGCCTCGGCGTGGCTGCAGATCAATGCCAACCGCCTGCGCGAAGAAGAGACCGTACAGCGCCTTTCGAGCGGCCTGGCGCAGCATATTGCCGACAGCGCGCCGCTCATGGATGCCGGTGGCCTGCGGCCGGAGGCGGTACGCGAGCTCTTCGACAAACTGATGGCTGTCAATCCCAGCGTCGAGGTCTATCTTCTGGCGCCGGACGGACGCATCATCGGCGACGCCGCGCCCAGCGGGCACATCAAGCGTGACCGGGTCGATATCGCGCCGGTCCGGCGCCTGCTCGCGGGCGCACCCATGCCGATTTTCGGCGACGACCCGCGCAGCGATTCCGGCCGCAAGGTGTTCAATGCCGCGCCGCTGAAGGTCGAGGGGCAGGAGCGCGGCTACGTCTACGTGGTGCTGCAGGGCGAGGCGCGCGATGCGCTGGCCGCCAATCTGGCCGCCAATGCCGTCATGCGCACGACGCTATGGTCCATGGCGCTGGTCGCGCTGTCCTGCCTGATCGCGGGCCTGGTGGCGTTCGCCCTCATCACGCGACCCTTGCGTCGCCTGACGGCTATCGTGCGGACCTTCGACGGCAACGAGGGCGCGGCCACCGCCACCTTGCAGGCGGCGCCGATGGCGGCCATGCCTCCACCCGGTGGCGACGAAATCGGCGTGCTGGAGCAGGCCTTCCGCCAAATGGCGGCGCGCATCGCCGAGCAGTGGCGTGAGCTCAACCGGCAGGACCAGCAGCGCCGTGAACTGGTTGCCAATATTTCGCACGATCTGCGTACGCCGCTGACGTCCATGCACGGCTATCTGGAGACCCTGCTGGTCAAGGCCGACACGCTCGACAGCGACGAGCGTCGCCGCTACCTCGAGATTGCGCTTGGCCAAAGCCGCAAGGTAGGCCGCCTGGCTCAATCGCTGTTCGAACTGGCCCGGCTGGAGTCGGGATTGATCCAACCGGACAGGGAGATATTCGTACTACCCGATCTGGTTCAGGACGTCTTCCAGAAGTTCGAACTGGCGGCCGAGGCGCGCGGCGTCCAACTCTCGGCCCATTTCGATCGAGATCTGCCGGCGGTGGAGGCGGACGTCGGGATGATCGAGCGCGTGCTGACCAATTTGCTCGACAACGCCATTCGCCATAGTCCTCCCGGAGGAACGGTTGATGTCCGCATGGCCTCGGCGGGCGGCCTCGTCATGGTCACCATCGCGGACGACGGGCCGGGCATTCCCGAGCCTTTGCAGGCCGGCCTCTTCACCCGGGCCTCCGTTTGGCGCGCCGACCGCGCACAGACGGGCGGCCTGGGCCTGCTCACCGTGCACCGCATCCTGGCCCTGCACGCCTGTGCCATCCGCCTGGTCGCTGGCGTCCGGCGCGGCGCTGCCTTCGAGTTCGACCTTCCGGTGGCCCAAGCGGCCTCCCCCGATGAGCAGGGACGGGGCCGGCCCGGGGCGCCGGCTCCCGCGCTCGACTAG
- the msrA gene encoding peptide-methionine (S)-S-oxide reductase MsrA, whose amino-acid sequence MSLSVQAHRKWPFIALAAGATLALAAVLALQAPASAAEDAVDIPAPAIDEPPATATTETAVFAGGCFWGVQGVFQHVRGVTQALSGYAGGAAGTAHYEQVGSGRTGHAESVQVTYDPRQISYGKLLQIYFSVAHDPTQLNRQGPDTGTQYRSTLFVANPMQRQVAQAYIAQLQQAAVYGKPIVTTLEDLKGFYPAEAYHQNFLVNNPRHPYIVYNDLPKVANLQRLFPQAYRDQPVLVAQN is encoded by the coding sequence ATGTCCCTATCCGTCCAGGCCCATCGCAAATGGCCCTTCATCGCCCTGGCCGCCGGCGCGACGCTCGCGCTCGCCGCCGTACTGGCCCTCCAGGCGCCCGCCTCGGCCGCCGAGGACGCCGTCGACATTCCGGCGCCCGCGATCGACGAACCGCCCGCCACCGCCACCACCGAAACCGCCGTCTTCGCCGGAGGCTGTTTCTGGGGTGTGCAGGGTGTGTTCCAGCATGTACGCGGCGTCACGCAGGCGCTGTCCGGCTACGCCGGGGGCGCGGCCGGCACGGCGCACTATGAGCAGGTCGGCAGCGGCCGCACGGGCCATGCGGAGTCGGTGCAAGTCACCTACGACCCGCGCCAGATCAGCTATGGCAAGCTGTTGCAGATCTATTTTTCCGTGGCGCACGACCCGACGCAGTTGAACCGCCAGGGGCCGGATACCGGGACGCAGTACCGTTCGACGCTGTTCGTCGCGAACCCCATGCAGCGGCAGGTGGCACAAGCCTATATCGCCCAATTGCAGCAGGCCGCCGTATATGGCAAGCCCATCGTGACCACGCTGGAAGACTTGAAAGGCTTCTACCCGGCCGAGGCCTATCACCAGAATTTCCTGGTGAACAACCCGCGCCATCCCTACATCGTCTACAACGATCTGCCCAAGGTGGCCAATCTGCAGCGCCTGTTTCCCCAGGCCTACCGCGACCAGCCGGTATTGGTCGCGCAGAACTAG
- a CDS encoding O-antigen ligase family protein → MQRYRHISTLPLLCAFVFSALALSNEALVIAVGGFKLSIFDLIFVAILFVKFLRLADADAYSLPPPRITLLLGLNLLATGYLLIMAPPPPGIQPGDVARDLRIVFYFLATPYLCYKDIDSPEAYRKLQWAIVISGITVSTLMLAKQAVGFSTVDPVRDVNLGIWALPMSIVSILYFREALGLKSRTAYVLMMYMFMALVFSLNRSQYLQLGVTVAIAVVLGGRVGAMRKATMLFAPAIVGGLIVFAAIGYLDVLAQRVLTVEALDEDSSYGARVQEYEGQMTLFREKPVFGHGAGFRSWVMGEEGFELSTFAHNSWAFYLMKFGIVGSVVIMGPCLLLLLMSLARRYSDPLLDMHRRYMIACAPIYILIDSMSGGLAYAPKTALTGFLLCYCLSLLRNYRPAPAPYQAEDVRPVAPVQPVAPTWPPRRDPRPNIPGQAPGKPAFPRLPHHG, encoded by the coding sequence ATGCAACGCTACCGGCATATATCCACCCTGCCCCTGCTGTGCGCCTTCGTCTTCAGCGCCCTGGCGCTGAGCAACGAAGCCCTGGTGATCGCCGTGGGTGGTTTCAAGCTGTCGATCTTCGACCTGATCTTCGTCGCCATCCTGTTTGTCAAATTCCTGCGTCTGGCCGACGCCGACGCCTACAGCCTGCCGCCGCCGCGCATCACCCTGCTGCTGGGGCTGAACCTGCTGGCCACCGGTTACCTGCTCATCATGGCGCCGCCGCCCCCCGGCATCCAGCCGGGCGACGTCGCGCGCGACCTGCGCATCGTGTTCTATTTCCTGGCGACGCCCTATCTTTGCTACAAGGACATCGACAGCCCCGAAGCCTATCGCAAGCTGCAATGGGCCATCGTCATCAGCGGAATCACGGTTTCGACGCTGATGCTGGCCAAGCAGGCCGTGGGCTTCAGTACCGTGGATCCCGTGCGCGACGTGAACCTGGGCATCTGGGCGCTGCCCATGTCCATCGTGTCGATCCTGTACTTCCGCGAGGCCCTGGGGCTGAAGTCGCGCACCGCCTATGTGCTCATGATGTACATGTTCATGGCGCTGGTCTTTTCGCTGAATCGAAGCCAGTACCTGCAACTGGGCGTCACGGTGGCCATCGCGGTGGTCCTGGGCGGCCGCGTCGGCGCCATGCGCAAGGCCACCATGCTTTTCGCTCCGGCCATCGTGGGCGGGCTGATCGTCTTCGCGGCGATCGGATATCTGGACGTCCTGGCGCAGCGCGTGCTTACGGTGGAAGCCCTGGACGAGGACTCCAGCTATGGCGCCCGGGTGCAGGAATACGAAGGCCAGATGACGCTGTTCCGCGAAAAGCCGGTCTTCGGCCACGGCGCGGGATTCCGTAGCTGGGTCATGGGCGAAGAAGGTTTCGAGCTGAGCACCTTCGCGCACAATTCCTGGGCCTTCTACCTGATGAAGTTCGGCATCGTGGGCTCCGTGGTCATCATGGGCCCCTGCCTGCTGCTGCTCCTGATGTCGCTGGCGCGCCGCTACAGCGATCCGCTGCTGGATATGCACCGGCGCTACATGATCGCCTGCGCACCCATCTACATACTGATCGACTCGATGTCCGGCGGCCTGGCCTACGCGCCCAAGACCGCGCTCACCGGCTTCCTGCTGTGCTATTGCCTGTCCCTGCTGCGTAACTACCGTCCCGCGCCAGCCCCTTACCAAGCTGAAGACGTCCGGCCGGTCGCGCCGGTCCAACCGGTCGCTCCCACGTGGCCGCCGCGCCGCGACCCGCGTCCGAACATTCCCGGGCAAGCGCCCGGCAAACCCGCCTTCCCGAGGTTGCCGCACCATGGTTGA